One Brassica napus cultivar Da-Ae chromosome A5, Da-Ae, whole genome shotgun sequence DNA window includes the following coding sequences:
- the LOC106406034 gene encoding choline transporter protein 1, with protein sequence MRGPLGAVIGRYTSSDGSEKDGIIKHNRKCRDITFLIIFIAFWVSMIVNSSFGFNQGNPLRLTYGLDYEGNVCGSKHRHRDLTKLELRYWLNPNQVYESGLKDGEHKLANARTICLLDCPAPSDDTLNWVCDYPDGEIRLKMSDWVDRNYDYFEFLTPEMRNSSLQLQGPCYPIIFPSVNVYWSCQYIARASNSSLRHWQQMGGVSIEEDMIIDKSIRRSLNSRASVLKRYVADIGKSWPVLIVCGGLVPLFLSIVWLLLIRHFVAAMPWITVVLFNMLLISVTIFYYLKAGWIGNDAVTPIIGEHDPYFHVYGRELTHVRGVAILMTFISVIAILTSIAIIRRILMATSVLKVAAKVIGEVQALIIFPAIPYAMLAIFYMFWLSAALHLFSSGQVVQNNCNNTNCCAYDLVLKKVNCDRCCGYSIRYTPHITIAIFFHLFGCYWATQFFVASSATVIAGSVASYYWAQGEEAASPEIPFLPVFASMKRLARYNLGSVALGSLVVSFVESVRFILEAIRRRTKVRGTTPDHWLGRMGYYTSRGCLKSVEWTLKSVNRNAYIMIAITGKSFCKSSAMATELIMNNIMRIGKVNVIGDVILFLGKLCVSLFSALFGFLMLDSHKYRDSHNKVSSPLLPVLACWALGYVVATLFFAVVEMSIDTIILSFCQDSEENQGNAQHAPSLLLETLDNNEEDVQRLTH encoded by the exons ATGAGAGGACCTCTGGGAGCTGTGATTGGAAGATACACTTCAAGTGATGGGAGTGAAAAGGATGGGATCATCAAACACAACAGAAAGTGCAGAGACATCACGTTTCTCATCATCTTCATTGCCTTTTGGGTCTCAATGATTGTCAATTCCAGCTTTGGCTTCAACCAAGGCAACCCATTAAG ACTCACATATGGATTGGACTATGAAGGGAATGTGTGTGGGAGCAAGCACCGTCACCGTGACCTTACTAAACTTGAGCTTAGGTATTGgttaaacccaaaccaagttTATGAGAGTGGTTTGAAAGATGGGGAGCATAAGCTGGCTAACGCTAGGACTATCTGTCTCTTGGATTGTCCTGCGCCTTCGGATGATACTCTAAACTGGGTCTGTGACTATCCTGACGGCGAGATTCGTCTCAAGATGAGTGATTGGGTGGACAGGAACTATGATTACTTTGAGTTTCTTACTCCTGAGATGAGGAACTCTTCTCTTCAGCTTCAGGGTCCTTGTTACCCTATTATATTCCCTAGTGTCAATG TTTATTGGAGCTGTCAGTATATTGCTCGTGCTTCGAACTCATCACTTCGTCACTGGCAGCAGATGGGTGGTGTGAGTATTGAAGAGGATATGATCATAGACAAATCCATCAGAAGGTCATTGAATTCTCGTGCCTCGGTTCTAAAG CGTTATGTGGCTGATATAGGCAAGTCGTGGCCAGTGTTGATTGTGTGTGGAGGCCTTGTCCCGCTCTTTCTATCCATTGTTTGGCTTCTCCTTATTAGGCATTTTGTTGCGGCCATGCCATGGATCACTGTTGTCCTCTTCAACATGCTTTTAATATCGGTGACCATCTTCTATTACTTGAAAG CTGGATGGATTGGGAATGATGCTGTAACACCTATCATCGGTGAGCATGACCCATACTTTCATGTATATGGTCGA GAGCTGACTCATGTCAGAGGAGTCGCCATTCTGATGACTTTCATCTCAGTTATTGCTATCCTCACTTCAATCGCCATCATCCGCCGTATCCTCATGGCTACATCAGTCCTCAAG GTAGCTGCTAAGGTAATAGGAGAAGTGCAAGCGCTGATTATATTCCCAGCTATACCATACGCAATGCTCGCCATATTCTACATGTTCTGGCTCTCAGCAGCTCTCCATCTATTCAGCTCTGGTCAAGTTGTTCAGAACAACTGCAACAACACCAACTGCTGCGCGTATGATCTGGTCTTAAAGAAAGTGAACTGTGACCGTTGTTGCGGCTACAGCATACGTTACACTCCTCACATCACCATTGCAATATTCTTCCATCTGTTTGGTTGCTATTGGGCCACACAGTTCTTCGTTGCGTCTTCTGCTACGGTGATTGCTGGATCTGTTGCTTCTTATTATTGGGCTCAAGGGGAAGAAGCAGCGTCTCCGGAGATACCTTTTCTTCCTGTTTTCGCCTCTATGAAGCGGCTTGCACGCTACAACTTGGGATCAGTGGCTCTTGGTTCGCTCGTTGTCTCTTTTGTGGAGTCTGTTCGGTTCATTCTCGAAGCTATTCGCCGGAGGACAAAAGTGAGAGGGACCACACCTGATCACTGGCTTGGGAGAATGGGTTATTACACATCACGTGGGTGTCTCAAAAGCGTTGAGTGGACTCTCAAATCGGTTAACCGCAATGCCTACATAATG ATTGCTATAACAGGGAAAAGCTTTTGCAAATCGTCTGCAATGGCGACAGAGCTGATCATGAACAACATTATGAGGATAGGGAAGGTTAACGTAATAGGAGATGTTATATTGTTTCTAGGGAAGCTTTGTGTGAGTCTCTTCAGTGCTCTCTTTGGCTTTCTGATGTTGGATTCACACAAGTATAGGGATTCTCACAACAAAGTCTCCTCCCCTCTATTACCTGtcttg GCATGCTGGGCTCTGGGGTATGTTGTGGCTACACTGTTCTTTGCGGTGGTTGAGATGTCCATAGACACAATCATACTCTCTTTCTGTCAAGACTCGGAGGAGAATCAAGGGAATGCTCAGCACGCTCCGTCGCTTCTACTTGAAACTTTAGATAACAAT
- the LOC106405220 gene encoding expansin-A12 produces the protein MEMKGKYLVTVILLVGTLSVGMCSNGWIRAHATYYGVNDSPASLGGACGYDNPYHAGFGAHTAALSGALFRNGESCGGCYQVRCDYWADPKWCLRGAAVTVTATNFCPSNNNGGWCNLPRHHFDMSMPAFFRIARRGNEGIVPVFYRRVGCKRRGGVRFTMRGQGNFNMVILSNVGGSGAVKAVAVRGSRGKTWRQMTRNWGANWQSSGDLRGQRLSFRVTLLDRKTMTFLNVVPSSWWFGQTFSGRGQFL, from the exons ATGGAAATGAAGGGAAAATATTTGGTTACGGTTATTTTATTGGTTGGTACGTTAAGTGTGGGGATGTGTTCCAATGGTTGGATTAGGGCGCATGCAACGTATTATGGTGTTAATGATAGCCCTGCTTCACTTG GAGGAGCTTGTGGGTATGACAATCCGTACCACGCTGGATTCGGAGCCCATACGGCGGCGCTAAGCGGTGCGCTATTCAGAAACGGCGAGTCATGCGGTGGTTGCTACCAAGTGAGGTGCGACTATTGGGCTGATCCTAAGTGGTGTCTCCGAGGAGCCGCTGTGACGGTGACGGCGACAAACTTCTGTCCATCGAACAATAATGGAGGTTGGTGCAATCTCCCTCGCCACCACTTTGACATGTCCATGCCCGCTTTCTTCCGCATAGCTCGCCGCGGCAACGAAGGGATCGTCCCCGTCTTCTACCGCCG AGTTGGGTGCAAAAGAAGAGGAGGTGTGAGATTCACGATGAGAGGTCAAGGGAATTTCAACATGGTCATACTCTCAAACGTTGGCGGCAGCGGCGCGGTGAAAGCGGTTGCGGTGAGAGGCTCAAGGGGAAAGACTTGGCGTCAGATGACTCGTAATTGGGGCGCCAACTGGCAGAGCTCCGGTGATCTCCGTGGACAGAGACTCTCCTTCAGAGTTACTCTTCTTGACCGCAAGACGATGACGTTTCTAAACGTTGTTCCTTCTTCTTGGTGGTTCGGCCAAACCTTCTCTGGTCGAGGCCAGTTCCTCTGA